The Brassica napus cultivar Da-Ae chromosome C7, Da-Ae, whole genome shotgun sequence genome has a segment encoding these proteins:
- the LOC106410287 gene encoding uncharacterized protein LOC106410287, translated as MEASHNSNLQTPKLTKPLHDLLELEQEEEDEDKEETLSLRDLPLINDNKPSSTATTTTTEDHGEPSTEPFEFLTSTSYDVSPAENIIYRGKIIPLNYKNALFSPPEHISPRVRTRSESLSAIQGNKLNPPLARDNVGPMRTSRSLDDRKLTRRLTTADPPPENVSLTKGKAKTETVLSGSGKSVRPRWYVIMFGVVKFPPEIELRNIKSRKTRRNVPPVMFPSHPDRRSQERSPSPSWRFLNALSCKEPTSVAATAPLWVPHA; from the coding sequence ATGGAAGCTTCACATAACTCCAATCTCCAAACCCCTAAACTCACAAAACCATTACATGATCTCCTGGAACTAgaacaagaggaagaagatgaagataaagaagaaacACTCTCTCTCCGAGACCTTCCCCTGATCAACGACAACAAACCTAGCTCCACCGCCACCACAACCACCACTGAAGACCACGGTGAACCGTCGACGGAACCTTTTGAGTTCTTGACCTCAACTTCCTACGACGTTTCTCCGGCAGAAAACATTATCTACCGAGGCAAAATCATCccattaaattacaaaaatgcccTCTTCTCGCCTCCTGAACACATCAGCCCACGAGTTCGGACAAGATCCGAGTCCTTGTCTGCTATACAAGGCAATAAGCTAAACCCTCCCCTAGCACGCGACAATGTCGGGCCTATGAGAACAAGCCGTTCTTTAGATGATCGCAAGCTCACACGTCGTTTAACCACCGCAGATCCTCCACCAGAAAATGTTTCTTTGACAAAAGGTAAGGCTAAGACTGAAACAGTGTTGTCTGGAAGTGGAAAGAGTGTAAGACCTAGATGGTATGTGATCATGTTTGGTGTAGTTAAATTCCCACCAGAGATCGAGCTGAGGAATATAAAGAGTCGCAAAACTCGCCGAAATGTTCCACCGGTTATGTTTCCGTCTCATCCTGACCGGAGATCTCAAGAAAGGTCGCCGTCTCCTTCTTGGAGGTTTCTCAACGCCTTAAGTTGCAAGGAGCCCACAAGCGTCGCTGCAACGGCACCGCTTTGGGTTCC